The genomic stretch TACTTTTTACAATTAGTTCTTTTTTATTAATTGGTTGCGGAATTTACGGTTTTACAGGTGGTGATGTTGGTAATGCAAAAACAATTCAAGTAGATTTTTTTCCTAATCAAGCCCAATTAATAGAGCCAACTTTAAGTCAGCAATTCACAAACGAATTACAAGATTTATTCACAAGGCAAACAAATTTAACATTAACGCCAAATAACGGAGACTTGCATTTCAGCGGAGAAATTACAAGTTACAGAATTGCGCCTATGAGTGCAACATCTGCGCAAACTTCTGCCCAAAACAGGTTAACAATTACCGTAAACGTTAGATATATTAATAATACGGATGAGAAAAAAGATTTCGAAAAATCGTTTTCATTCTATTCTGATTATCCAGCAACATCTCAATTAACCGGCAGCGTGCAAGAAGCAGCTTTTGAAGAAATTATAGACAGAATTACGCAAGATATTTTCAATGCTTCTGTTGGTAAATGGTAAACTAAATTTTAAATATTGAAATCTTCTACATTCATACAAATCGCCAAAGGCAAAACAGATATTCAGCAGATAGAAACTGCCGAATTAAAATCTGTAATCGAAGAATTTCCTTATTTTCAAGCAGCAAGAGCTTTGTATTTAAAAGGCTTAAAAAATCAAGACAGTTTTAAGTATAATAATGAGTTAAAATTAACGGCAGCATATACAACAGACAGAACTGTTTTATTTAATTACATAACATCTTTTAAAAGTGAAATTTCTAAAGAAGAAACTATTCACGAACAAATTTCATCTAAACTAGAAAACAATCATCAAAAAGAAACTATTCTTTCTGTTAATGCTGATGAAGAAACGAATACAACAACGATTATTGATAAGGCAGAAGAAAATTTAGAAATAGGCAAACCATTGTCATTCTCTAACTCAGAAAGTCACTCTTTTCAACAATGGCTACAATTATCTACTAAAAAAGCAATTGTAAGAACAGAAAAAAAACCAGTAAAAAAGACAATCAAAGCAGAAGATATTATTAATAAATTTATTAAAAATAATCCTAAAATAGAACCTTTAGAAAAAGGAAAAACGATTGCTGTACCAGTTACAAAAAACAAACAAGACGCTGCTTTAATGACAGAAACTTTAGCCAAAGTTTATCTAGAACAAAAGAAGTATGAAAACGCAATACAAGCTTATCGAATTTTAAGTTTGAAATATCCAGAAAAAAGTGGTTTCTTTGCAGACCAAATTAAAAGAATACAAATTTTACAAAAAAATAAATCATGAGTTATACAGCTTTTTTAATCCTTATTTTGATTGTAGCAGTAGCTTTAATCCTAATTGTTATGGTACAAAACCCTAAAGGTGGAGGATTATCTTCTTCTTTTGGTGGCGGTGGTGCACAATCTTTAGGTGGTGTACAAAACACAAACAACTTTTTAGACAGAACAACTTGGACGTTGGCAATTGCTATGTTTGCTTTAATTTTATTAGCAAATTTTGCAATTCCTAGAGATGGCGATAATAATTTTCAATTAGACAATACTTTAGACGGTGTAGAAACTACAACGCCAGCAGAACCAACTACAAGCACAAACGATAGTTTAAAATAACTATTATTTATAAAATTTAAAATGCCAACGTAAATGACACGTTGGCATTTTTTTTTGCGCAAAAATCAGCTTAATTATTTCTAATATTGAAAAAATGTCAGTTATAATCTAATGGCATAATTTCTGACTATTATGAAAGTATAAAAAAATTAATTTAATCAATAAAACGTATTAAAAATGGGATTAAACATTAAACCTTTAGCAGACAGAGTTCTTGTAGAACCTGCACCTGCAGAAACAAAAACAGCTTCCGGATTAATCATTCCAGACAATGCAAAAGAAAAGCCACAACAAGGTACAGTTGTAGCCATAGGTAATGGTAAAATAGACGAGCCATTAACTGTAAAAGTTGGTGATACTGTTTTATACAGTAAATATGGCGGAACAGACCTTAAACTAGAAGGTAAAGATTATTTAATGATGCGCGAATCTGATATTTTAGCGATCATATAAATAATGCTATTTGCTTTTGACTATTTACCTAAAGCAAAGAACAATAAAGTAAAAACAAATTATTTTAGCTAAAAGCCTAGAGCCAAAGCTAAAATCAAAAAATAAAAACAATGGCAAAAGATATAAAATTTGATATTGAAGCAAGAGATGGTTTAAAACGCGGTGTAGATGCATTGGCAAATGCCGTAAAAGTAACTTTAGGACCTAAAGGAAGAAATGTAATTATTTCTAAATCTTTTGGTGCACCAACTGTAACTAAAGACGGTGTTTCTGTTGCAAAAGAAGTTGAATTAGAAAATGAGCTTGAAAACATGGGAGCTCAAATGGTAAAAGAAGTTGCATCTAAAACAAACGATTTAGCTGGTGATGGTACAACAACGGCTACTGTTTTAGCACAAGCAATTGTAAAAGAAGGCTTAAAAAATGTTGCTGCAGGCGCAAATCCTATGGATTTAAAACGCGGAATTGACAAAGCTGTAGAAGCAATTGTTACAGATTTAGAAAAGCAAACTCAAAAAGTTGGTAATTCATCAGAAAAAATACAACAAGTAGCTTCTATTTCTGCAAATAACGATGCAGTTATAGGAGATTTAATTGCTACTGCTTTTGGTAAAGTTGGTAAAGAAGGTGTAATTACTGTAGAAGAAGCTAAAGGAACAGATACTTATGTAGATGTTGTAGAAGGTATGCAGTTTGATAGAGGTTATTTATCGCCATACTTTGTTACAGATGCCGATAAAATGATTGCAGATTTAGAAAATCCTTATGTATTATTATTCGATAAGAAGATTTCTAACTTACAAGAAATTTTACCAATCTTAGAACCAGTTTCTCAATCTGGTAGACCTTTATTAATTATTGCTGAAGATGTAGATGGACAAGCATTGGCAACTTTAGTAGTAAACAAATTAAGAGGTGGATTAAAAATTGCAGCTGTTAAAGCACCTGGTTTTGGAGACAGAAGAAAAGCAATGTTAGAAGACATCGCTATTTTAACTGGCGGAACTGTAATCTCTGAAGAAAGAGGATTCTCTTTAGAAAACGCAACTTTAGATTTATTAGGTACAGCAGAAAGCATTACTATTGATAAAGATAATACTACAATTGTAAATGGTTCTGGTGATGCAGATACTATTAAAACAAGAGTTAGTCAAATAAAAGCTCAGATAGAAACTACAACATCAGACTACGACAAAGAAAAATTACAAGAACGTTTAGCTAAATTAGCTGGTGGTGTTGCTGTATTATATGTTGGTGCTGCCTCTGAAGTAGAAATGAAAGAGAAGAAAGACAGAGTTGATGATGCTTTACATGCAACAAGAGCTGCTGTAGAAGAAGGTATTGTTGCTGGTGGTGGTGTTGCCTTAGTTCGTGCTAAAAAAGTATTAGAAAAATTAGCTACAGAAAACTTAGATGAAACAACAGGTGTACAAATTGTTAACAAAGCAATTGAGGCTCCTTTAAGAACTATTGTAGAAAACGCTGGTGGCGAAGGTTCTGTTGTAATAAACAAAGTTTTAGAAGGTAAAAAAGACTTTGGTTATGATGCAAAATCAGATCAATATGTAAATATGTTAGATGCTGGTATTATCGATCCTAAAAAAGTAACTCGTGTAGCT from Polaribacter marinaquae encodes the following:
- a CDS encoding co-chaperone GroES; its protein translation is MGLNIKPLADRVLVEPAPAETKTASGLIIPDNAKEKPQQGTVVAIGNGKIDEPLTVKVGDTVLYSKYGGTDLKLEGKDYLMMRESDILAII
- the secG gene encoding preprotein translocase subunit SecG, with product MSYTAFLILILIVAVALILIVMVQNPKGGGLSSSFGGGGAQSLGGVQNTNNFLDRTTWTLAIAMFALILLANFAIPRDGDNNFQLDNTLDGVETTTPAEPTTSTNDSLK
- the groL gene encoding chaperonin GroEL (60 kDa chaperone family; promotes refolding of misfolded polypeptides especially under stressful conditions; forms two stacked rings of heptamers to form a barrel-shaped 14mer; ends can be capped by GroES; misfolded proteins enter the barrel where they are refolded when GroES binds), whose amino-acid sequence is MAKDIKFDIEARDGLKRGVDALANAVKVTLGPKGRNVIISKSFGAPTVTKDGVSVAKEVELENELENMGAQMVKEVASKTNDLAGDGTTTATVLAQAIVKEGLKNVAAGANPMDLKRGIDKAVEAIVTDLEKQTQKVGNSSEKIQQVASISANNDAVIGDLIATAFGKVGKEGVITVEEAKGTDTYVDVVEGMQFDRGYLSPYFVTDADKMIADLENPYVLLFDKKISNLQEILPILEPVSQSGRPLLIIAEDVDGQALATLVVNKLRGGLKIAAVKAPGFGDRRKAMLEDIAILTGGTVISEERGFSLENATLDLLGTAESITIDKDNTTIVNGSGDADTIKTRVSQIKAQIETTTSDYDKEKLQERLAKLAGGVAVLYVGAASEVEMKEKKDRVDDALHATRAAVEEGIVAGGGVALVRAKKVLEKLATENLDETTGVQIVNKAIEAPLRTIVENAGGEGSVVINKVLEGKKDFGYDAKSDQYVNMLDAGIIDPKKVTRVALENAASVAGMILTTECALIDIKEDAPAGGGMPPMGGGMPGMM
- a CDS encoding LptE family protein, with the protein product MKKLIYTVLFTISSFLLIGCGIYGFTGGDVGNAKTIQVDFFPNQAQLIEPTLSQQFTNELQDLFTRQTNLTLTPNNGDLHFSGEITSYRIAPMSATSAQTSAQNRLTITVNVRYINNTDEKKDFEKSFSFYSDYPATSQLTGSVQEAAFEEIIDRITQDIFNASVGKW